One Gossypium hirsutum isolate 1008001.06 chromosome A11, Gossypium_hirsutum_v2.1, whole genome shotgun sequence genomic window carries:
- the LOC107956066 gene encoding uncharacterized protein codes for MVHKDMLELFLAQGEKVNDDDSAIEFDLEIQDKRGAENLAADHLSRLENPHLQEFDEHEINDTFLEEQLFAISNSEEPWIADIANYLAANQVIRRCVTKSEAIKILEHCHSGPNGGHYGGTRTAHKMLESGEKRLMQLNKLDEWRANVYENSRLYKEATKRRHNARLKQHKQFQAGDLIFLYKSRLKLFPGKPKS; via the exons ATGGTACATAAGGACATGTTGGAACTGTTTCTTGCCCAAGGAGAGAAGGTAAATGACGATGATTCTGCGATAG AAtttgatttagaaattcaagataagagGGGAGCAGAAAATCTTGCAGCAGATCATCTATCTAGATTAGAAAACCCACATCTCCAGGAGTTTGATGAACATGAGATAAATGACACATTCCTTGAAGAACAACTTTTTGCTATATCTAACTCTGAGGAACCTTGGATTGCAGACATTGCAAATTATTTAGCTGCTAAC CAAGTGATTAGAAGATGCGTCACGAAGTCAGAAGCAATTAAGAttttggaacattgccactcaggaccgaATGGAGGACATTACGGCGGCACTAGGACCGCACATAAAATgctcgaatcag GTGAAAAGAGATTGATGCAGCTGAACaagttagatgaatggcgagctaaTGTATATGAGAACTCACgattatacaaggaagcaacgaagCGCCGCCATAATGCTCGTTTAAAGCAACACAAGCAATTTCAAGCTGGAGATCTTATCTTTCTATACAAATCAAGGCTCAAACTGTTTCCTGGGAAGCCAAAATCATGA